A stretch of DNA from Streptomyces xanthii:
AAGCGACCGAGGCCACCACCCTGCTCACCGGGACCACTCCGGTCCCGGGCACGCCCCCCGGCCCGCCCGAGACCGAGGAGCTCCCGCACGGCCTCGGCGTCACGCTGCCGACCGTGGAGGCCGCCCCCAAGGCCGAGGGCACGTTCCCGTACGCCTCCGACCTGTGGGCCGAGGGCCTGCTCTGGGCCGCCGTGCTGCGCTCCCCGCACGCCCACGCGCGCGTGGTGTCCATCGACACCACCCACGCGCGCGAGATGCCCGGCGTGCGCGCCGTCGTCACGCACGAGGACGTCCCCGGCGGGCCCGTGCCCGGCCACCGGGCCGCCGACCGCCCGGTGTTCGCCTCCGACCTCGTGCGCCACCACGGCGAGGCGCTCGCCGCCGTCGCCGCCGACCACCCGGACACGGCCCGGATCGCCGCCGCCGCGATCATCGTCGAGTACGAGGTCCTCGAACCCGTCACCGATCCCGAACAGGCCTTCGCCGCCGAGCCGTTGCACCCCGACGGCAATCTGATCCGGCACATCCCGCTGCGCCACGGCGACCAGGAGGCGACCGGCGAGACCGTCGTCGAGGGCCTCTACCGCATCGGCCGCCAGGACCCCGCCCCCATCGGCGCCGAGGCCGGCCTCGCCGTCCCGCGCCCCGACGGCGGCGTCGAGCTCTACATCGCCTCGACCGACCCGCACGGCGACCGCGACCTCGCCGCCGCCCGCTACGGCCTGGAGCCCGAGCGGGTGAAGGTCGTCGTCACGGGCGTCGCCGGCGCGACCGCCGACCGCGAGGACCCGAGCTTCCACCTCCCGCTCGGCCTGCTCGCGCTGCGCACCGGACACCCGGTCAAGCTCACCGCCACCCGCGAGGAGTCCTTCCTCGGCCACCCGCACCGCCACCCGACGCTGCTGCGCTACCGCCACCACGCCGACGCCGAGGGCCGGCTCGTGAAGGTCGAGGCGCAGATCCTGCTCGACGCGGGTGCCTACGCCGACACCTCGTCCGACGCCCTCGCGGCGGCCGTCTCCTTCGCCTGCGGCCCCTACGTCGTGCCGAACGCCTCGATCGAGGGCTGGGCGGTCCGCACGAACAACCCGCCGTCCGGTCACGTACGCGGTGAGGGCGCGCTCCAGGTCTGCGCCGCCTACGAGGCCCAGATGGACAAGCTCGCCAAGAAGCTGAACCTGGACCCGGCCGAGCTGCGCCTGCGCAACGTCATGGCCACGGGCGACGTCCTGCCCACCGGCCAGGCCGTCACCTGCCCGGCGCCGGTCGCCGAACTCCTCACCTCCGTACGGGACTTCCCGCTCCCCGAGCTGCCCATGGACACGCCGGAGGAGGACTGGCTGCTGCCCGGCGGCCCCGAGGGCGCGGGCGAGCCGGGGGCCGTGCGGCGCGGTGTCGGCTACGGCATCGGCATGGTGCACATGCTCGGCGCGGAAGGCGCCGACGAGGTCTCCACCGCCACGGTGAAGGTCCAGGGCGGTGTCGCCACCGTCATCTGCGCGGCCGTCGAGACCGGCCAGGGCTTCACGACGCTGGCCCGCCAGATCGTCCAGGAGACCCTCGGCATCGACGAGGTCCACGTGGCGCCCGTCGACACCGACCAGCCCCCGGCCGGCCCCGGCTGCCGGGGCCGGCACACCTGGGTCTCGGGCGGCGCGGTCGAGCGGGCGGCCAAGATGGTCCGCACCCAGCTTCTCCAGCCGCTGGCCCACAAGTTCGGCATGTCGACCGAGCTGCTCCAGATCGCCGACGGCAAGATCACCTCCTACGACGGCGTCCTGTCGACCACGGTCGAGGAGGCCATGGACGGCAAGGAGCTCTGGGCCACCGCCCAGTGCCGCCCGCACCCCACCGAGCCCCTCGACGCGGACGGCCAGGGCGACGCCTTCGTCGGCCTCGCCTTCTGCGCGATCCGCGCGGTCGTGGACGTCGACATCGAGCTCGGCTCCGTCCGCGTGGTCGAGCTGGCCGTGGCCCAGGACGTGGGCCGCGTCCTCAACCCCGGGCAGCTCGCGGCCCGGATCGAGGCGGGCGTCACGCAGGGCGTCGGCGCGGCCCTCACGGAGAACCTCCGTACTCCCAAGGGCATCGTCCGCCGCCCCGACCTCACCGGCTACGCCCTGCCGACCTCCCTCGACGCCCCCGACATCCGCATCGTCAAACTCGTCGAGGAACGCGACGTGGTGGCCCCCTTCGGCGCCAAGTCCGTCAGCGCGGCCCCCGTCGTGGCGTCCCCGGCGGCGGTCGCCTCCGCGGTCCGCGCGGCGACGGGCCGCCCCGTCAACCGCCTCCCGATCCGCCCCCAGGCGGCCGTCGTCACGGAACCCGCCAGCACGTCGACGTGAACCTAGGCTGGGCCCCGTGACCGATGACATCGCGTACGACATACGGATCCGGCCCGGTGACGGGGACGACGCGCCCGCCATCCTCGGGATGCTCGACGGGGCCGTGGCCTGGATGAACTCCCGGGGGAACACGGAGCAGTGGGGGACCGTGCCGTACTCGCGGACGCGCGGCGGCACCGAGCGCGTCGAGCGGTACACCACCGTCAACCAGCCCTTCGTCGCCGAGCTGAACGGCGTGCCCGTCGGAGCCGTCGTCCTGGACACCGGCCCCAGCCCGCAGATGCCGATCCCCCCGGCCGACGAACCCGAGCGTTACGTGAGGCTGTTGATCAGCGACCGCCGCCGGGCCGGGCTGGGCATCGGATCCGCCCTGCTCGCACACGCCGCCGAGCAGACGCGCCGGGCCGGGGTGGACCTGCTGCGGGTGGACTGCTGGGCGGGCGGCGGCGGACAACTCGTCGCCTACTACGAACGGAACGGCTTCGTCCGCACGGAGAGCTTCCGCTCCGGCGAGTGGCCGGGACAGGTACTGGCCCGGCGAGTCGGCGCGGTCTGACGCCGAAGGGGCGCCCCCCCTCGCGGAGATCGTCCGCGGGCAGGGGCGCCCCTTCGCCTTCGCGCAGCCCAGCGCCGTTGGGCTGCGACCGAGGCCGTGACCGGATTCGAACCGGCGTGCTTCGCTTTGCAGGCGAATCCCTGAGCCACTCGGGCACACGGCCGAGCAAGTCCGGTCGGGGGTGCCTCTCGGCGGGCTCCCGGTCGAACTGCAACGACCGTACGAGCCCCCAAGCCGCCCCCTCAAGGGATCCGGGCGGGGTGCAACACGACTGCCATGTCCCGTTCACGCTCGGGGTCGTACGACCAAGGGACCAGGCAGAAGGCGGTCTTCCGACAGGGGTCAGACAGCGCTACGCCCCTTACCCTGATGCGCATGGCCGCCCTCGAAGACGACGTCACCGCCGCATCCGTCCCGGCACCCGCGACCGAGCCCGCCACCGCCGTCACCGAGGACGGCGGTGTGCTGGGCCGGGCCTACCGCGCGCTCAGCATCGGGATCGTCACCGTCGTCCTGCTGATCGCCTTCGAGGCGACCGCGGTGGGCACCGCGATGCCGGTCGCCGCGCGGGAGCTGGACGGGGTCTCGCTGTACGCGTTCGCGTTCTCGGGGTACTTCACGACGAGCCTGTTCGGGATGGTGCTCGCCGGGCAGTGGGCCGACCGGAGCGGGCCGCTGGGGGCGC
This window harbors:
- a CDS encoding xanthine dehydrogenase family protein molybdopterin-binding subunit, producing MTNEATEATTLLTGTTPVPGTPPGPPETEELPHGLGVTLPTVEAAPKAEGTFPYASDLWAEGLLWAAVLRSPHAHARVVSIDTTHAREMPGVRAVVTHEDVPGGPVPGHRAADRPVFASDLVRHHGEALAAVAADHPDTARIAAAAIIVEYEVLEPVTDPEQAFAAEPLHPDGNLIRHIPLRHGDQEATGETVVEGLYRIGRQDPAPIGAEAGLAVPRPDGGVELYIASTDPHGDRDLAAARYGLEPERVKVVVTGVAGATADREDPSFHLPLGLLALRTGHPVKLTATREESFLGHPHRHPTLLRYRHHADAEGRLVKVEAQILLDAGAYADTSSDALAAAVSFACGPYVVPNASIEGWAVRTNNPPSGHVRGEGALQVCAAYEAQMDKLAKKLNLDPAELRLRNVMATGDVLPTGQAVTCPAPVAELLTSVRDFPLPELPMDTPEEDWLLPGGPEGAGEPGAVRRGVGYGIGMVHMLGAEGADEVSTATVKVQGGVATVICAAVETGQGFTTLARQIVQETLGIDEVHVAPVDTDQPPAGPGCRGRHTWVSGGAVERAAKMVRTQLLQPLAHKFGMSTELLQIADGKITSYDGVLSTTVEEAMDGKELWATAQCRPHPTEPLDADGQGDAFVGLAFCAIRAVVDVDIELGSVRVVELAVAQDVGRVLNPGQLAARIEAGVTQGVGAALTENLRTPKGIVRRPDLTGYALPTSLDAPDIRIVKLVEERDVVAPFGAKSVSAAPVVASPAAVASAVRAATGRPVNRLPIRPQAAVVTEPASTST
- a CDS encoding GNAT family N-acetyltransferase, which codes for MLDGAVAWMNSRGNTEQWGTVPYSRTRGGTERVERYTTVNQPFVAELNGVPVGAVVLDTGPSPQMPIPPADEPERYVRLLISDRRRAGLGIGSALLAHAAEQTRRAGVDLLRVDCWAGGGGQLVAYYERNGFVRTESFRSGEWPGQVLARRVGAV